One window of Actinomycetota bacterium genomic DNA carries:
- a CDS encoding O-antigen ligase family protein → MEEKTTRITDVFDDVIRWSIVGAAAFLPLMMSPVNFDAFDLPKAVFLYWLVLTMVTSYIGRTLFAGEIAIKKTALNKPLIAFAIMTTIAVIVSPVPLASIVGEYARYENLPTLLSYTIIAFMASQFLDTKAWINKLISASFIAFGLITLYGIAQNLGLDILPESMRLFEGRSRSTLGNPVFFGGYVAMMTPLLLHYLFSDERLPFISKPLITLLLMMGFAGAVFSQTRGAWLAIAVGAVVVVLLNRDKLLKAAGNVAAVLIVGFALTLILISIGGQQQAAKQFSEITERIVSVSDLSQSTAASRVEIWKSSVEMLAVRPLAGYGPDQMYLWSPAFKTLKKAQIEKNTIPDRTHNEFLQVAVNSGFLGLLVFLWIVGAIVLMSARSLKGDSDLKRPAIGITAALVGYIAQGLFGVAIIGLTAPAFVMGGIIAAIAAGKDPQRHIIPINIKRNVEIFTLVAVSASVVAILALRPLVADAEYLNAVTSANAGLRDRSIAALGRAVELNPYAALYRRDLAIGLVEKGKANKDAGLVVSGISVLEEGLRSNPHDIDLILATATSYRVYATITSDMAIVSQAEDYYSRAIRKNPLSTNPRRGMLGLLMPLEKYDEAIEQATTILQIDPEDAEVKYRLAQAYEKTGRAGRARQLYKELLAKYPNRPDLIESLAKYERAKAAE, encoded by the coding sequence GTGGAAGAAAAAACAACCCGCATAACAGACGTCTTTGACGATGTCATTCGCTGGTCGATAGTGGGCGCGGCGGCGTTCCTGCCGCTCATGATGTCACCGGTAAACTTCGATGCGTTCGACCTGCCCAAAGCAGTCTTTCTGTACTGGCTCGTTCTAACCATGGTAACCAGCTATATAGGGAGAACCCTTTTTGCCGGCGAAATCGCGATTAAAAAGACGGCTCTAAACAAACCGCTTATTGCATTCGCCATAATGACAACGATAGCCGTAATCGTATCGCCGGTGCCTCTCGCAAGCATCGTCGGCGAGTACGCGCGCTACGAGAACCTGCCGACTCTATTGAGCTATACGATCATCGCCTTCATGGCATCGCAGTTTTTAGATACAAAAGCCTGGATCAATAAGTTAATCTCGGCGTCTTTCATAGCTTTCGGACTAATAACCCTGTACGGCATCGCGCAGAACCTGGGGCTCGATATTCTCCCGGAATCCATGCGCCTCTTTGAAGGAAGAAGCCGGTCGACGCTGGGCAACCCGGTATTCTTCGGCGGCTACGTAGCGATGATGACCCCGCTCCTCCTCCATTACCTGTTCAGCGATGAGCGCCTGCCGTTCATCTCAAAACCCCTAATAACATTACTGCTAATGATGGGCTTTGCCGGCGCCGTCTTCTCGCAAACGAGGGGCGCGTGGCTGGCGATAGCCGTCGGAGCCGTCGTAGTAGTCCTCTTGAACCGGGATAAACTGCTCAAAGCAGCCGGCAATGTCGCCGCCGTCTTAATCGTCGGATTCGCACTGACACTCATATTGATCTCAATCGGCGGGCAACAGCAGGCGGCTAAGCAGTTCAGTGAAATCACGGAGCGAATCGTCTCTGTCTCTGATCTTTCACAGAGCACGGCTGCGAGCCGCGTCGAGATATGGAAAAGTTCGGTCGAGATGCTAGCGGTGCGTCCGCTGGCAGGCTACGGGCCGGACCAGATGTACCTCTGGTCACCCGCGTTTAAGACCTTGAAAAAGGCTCAAATCGAAAAGAATACCATTCCGGACCGAACACACAACGAGTTCCTGCAAGTAGCTGTAAACTCGGGCTTCCTGGGATTGCTGGTATTTTTGTGGATCGTCGGCGCTATCGTGCTGATGAGCGCACGTTCCCTTAAGGGGGATAGCGATCTAAAGCGCCCCGCCATAGGTATAACGGCCGCGCTCGTCGGCTATATCGCACAAGGCTTGTTCGGAGTGGCGATTATAGGATTGACCGCACCGGCATTCGTTATGGGAGGAATAATCGCCGCCATAGCCGCGGGAAAAGACCCCCAGCGCCATATTATACCAATCAACATAAAGCGAAATGTCGAGATATTCACGCTCGTGGCTGTGTCGGCATCGGTCGTCGCTATCTTGGCGCTTAGGCCGCTAGTCGCCGACGCGGAATATCTTAATGCCGTTACCAGTGCTAACGCCGGCTTAAGAGACCGGTCGATAGCGGCTCTTGGCAGGGCTGTCGAACTCAATCCATACGCGGCGCTATACCGGCGCGACTTGGCGATAGGATTGGTCGAGAAAGGCAAGGCGAACAAAGACGCCGGCCTCGTGGTCAGCGGAATATCGGTCCTCGAAGAGGGCTTGCGAAGCAACCCGCATGATATCGACTTGATTTTGGCGACGGCAACCTCATACAGGGTCTACGCGACGATCACAAGTGACATGGCTATAGTCTCCCAGGCGGAGGACTATTACTCGCGGGCAATCAGAAAGAACCCGCTATCGACCAACCCGAGAAGGGGAATGCTCGGCCTGCTTATGCCGCTGGAAAAATACGATGAGGCCATCGAGCAGGCCACAACGATACTCCAAATAGACCCCGAGGACGCTGAGGTCAAATATCGGTTGGCTCAAGCTTATGAAAAAACCGGACGGGCCGGCAGAGCCAGACAGCTCTACAAAGAACTCCTGGCAAAATACCCTAATCGGCCCGATCTAATAGAATCTCTCGCTAAATACGAGAGGGCCAAAGCCGCTGAATAG